The following coding sequences lie in one Pontibacter sp. G13 genomic window:
- a CDS encoding glycosyltransferase — protein MTARKIHVVQAGVSGFPFASRAVINKQIAMAQGLKEANVEATVVNKKGIYEPTSDTQYPADGNYKGIDYYTASGTAYRPSGFVKRNLLKFRGMMNEIKLYKRMAKENKLDALILDTSFFNQIIYYRILSKLFGFQLVYHYVEMRSKIDKPGKKLSERLDNYLTDSLVTKLFDAVLPISDVLKEWVEERDPETPMFKVPVLCDYTQFDIPREEVPEPYFLYCGTAAYSEVVDFILDAFGQLETQDDMYLYLIISGPKPAKQKIFDKIAKHPKSAFIRTFSNIPYEELVHKYVHASGLLIPLRPTVQDAARFPFKVGEYLATGNPVITTNYGELKAYFTDQHDALVADSYDVSQYVDKMKFVLEHPDEAREIGLRGKEMGYSNFHYSIQGKRMRSFLEKLCFNGANPQS, from the coding sequence ATGACAGCTAGGAAGATTCATGTTGTACAAGCTGGTGTATCCGGCTTCCCCTTTGCTAGTAGAGCGGTGATCAATAAGCAAATCGCCATGGCGCAAGGCTTGAAGGAAGCCAATGTCGAGGCCACCGTGGTAAACAAGAAGGGGATCTATGAACCCACCTCTGATACCCAATATCCCGCTGATGGGAATTACAAGGGCATTGACTACTACACGGCCTCTGGTACTGCTTACCGCCCATCTGGTTTTGTCAAGCGGAACCTGCTGAAGTTCCGAGGCATGATGAACGAGATCAAGCTGTACAAGCGGATGGCCAAGGAGAATAAGCTCGACGCCCTCATCTTGGACACTTCGTTCTTCAATCAGATCATATACTATCGCATCCTCTCCAAACTGTTTGGATTTCAGTTGGTGTACCACTATGTGGAGATGCGATCCAAAATCGACAAGCCTGGCAAGAAGCTCTCAGAAAGGTTGGACAACTATTTGACTGATTCCTTGGTGACGAAGCTGTTCGATGCCGTCCTTCCGATCTCAGATGTATTGAAGGAATGGGTGGAAGAACGCGATCCTGAAACACCGATGTTCAAGGTGCCGGTATTGTGCGATTATACCCAGTTCGATATTCCTCGTGAAGAAGTACCTGAGCCATATTTCCTGTATTGCGGGACGGCTGCGTACTCAGAGGTAGTCGACTTTATCTTGGATGCCTTCGGGCAGTTGGAGACTCAAGATGACATGTATCTTTACTTGATCATCTCTGGACCCAAACCAGCCAAGCAGAAGATTTTCGACAAAATCGCCAAACATCCCAAATCAGCCTTCATCCGGACATTCTCCAATATTCCCTATGAAGAGCTGGTACACAAATACGTTCATGCGAGTGGTCTTCTGATTCCCCTTCGCCCGACTGTTCAAGATGCCGCGAGATTCCCTTTCAAAGTGGGAGAATACCTCGCTACCGGCAATCCGGTCATCACCACGAACTACGGAGAACTCAAAGCTTACTTTACCGACCAACATGATGCATTGGTCGCCGACTCATACGATGTCTCACAATATGTGGACAAGATGAAGTTCGTCTTGGAGCATCCCGATGAAGCCCGCGAAATCGGGTTGCGCGGAAAGGAAATGGGCTACAGCAATTTCCACTACTCCATTCAAGGCAAGAGGATGAGATCCTTCCTTGAAAAGCTCTGTTTCAATGGTGCAAACCCTCAATCGTAA
- a CDS encoding acyltransferase gives MGFLAQIKKDPAGAIAEKMFQYRVKWTLFWGTRRTYFSAKLKGVKVGQRARFFGRPLIRRAPLSTIKIGDDAVFRSSFHTNLVGLNRKCLLATAYEGAEIRIGNNAGLSGTVIGAAESVVLGDDVLCGANVLVTDFDWHPVDPNRRRERADSKPVVIEDNVWLGVNSIVLKGVRIGRNSVIAANSVVVKDIPANVIAGGNPAKVIKQLDAEQVAQAELRYAAMSS, from the coding sequence ATGGGGTTTTTAGCACAAATCAAGAAAGATCCCGCTGGGGCGATTGCTGAGAAGATGTTCCAGTATCGCGTGAAGTGGACCTTGTTCTGGGGGACTCGCCGGACCTATTTCTCCGCCAAATTGAAAGGCGTGAAAGTCGGTCAGCGTGCTCGATTCTTTGGGCGCCCTCTGATTCGCCGTGCTCCACTCTCTACGATCAAGATTGGAGATGATGCGGTCTTTCGGTCCTCTTTCCATACCAACTTGGTGGGATTGAATCGCAAGTGCCTGTTGGCGACTGCCTATGAAGGTGCTGAGATCCGGATTGGCAACAATGCCGGCTTAAGTGGTACGGTGATCGGCGCTGCTGAAAGCGTAGTACTAGGGGATGATGTATTGTGCGGTGCCAATGTATTGGTCACGGATTTCGATTGGCACCCAGTCGATCCCAATCGTCGAAGAGAGCGCGCGGATTCCAAGCCTGTTGTGATTGAGGACAATGTGTGGTTGGGCGTGAATTCCATCGTGCTCAAAGGCGTAAGAATTGGCCGAAATTCGGTGATTGCAGCCAACAGTGTAGTGGTCAAGGATATTCCTGCGAATGTCATCGCTGGAGGGAATCCTGCCAAAGTCATCAAGCAATTGGACGCAGAGCAAGTGGCTCAGGCTGAATTGCGATATGCCGCCATGTCATCCTGA
- a CDS encoding sulfotransferase domain-containing protein, with protein sequence MQDAMTDSVNMAKNSAVANFIRTYSNIHIQGDKPNIFLFSTPRSGSTWLKELLYTQPGMKYFNEPFNIRTEHIRKYLKVEDWADLYEPETLPRIQSYLNAIVTGKKEVGFRNAFPFKDNYRLITKRIVFKVLHACEDRINFIRDEVGGKMLVLLRHPIPVSLSREYYPRLEAFLDTAYNRHFTDEQLAFARNIVQNGSKLEKGVLSWCLQNMVPLRDRQDDWVVLTYEQLTLNPAPIIDLLCDVLELDDPEKVKANLNKPSGSTHKSDKATQERLKAAKKTGDDDRTWMVEKWRKKVNEEEEAHLMEILKVFDIDAYEAGSFLPNQKYWIDYQPAK encoded by the coding sequence ATGCAGGACGCAATGACTGATTCCGTGAATATGGCCAAGAACAGTGCGGTGGCGAATTTCATCCGGACTTATTCCAACATCCATATTCAAGGAGACAAGCCCAACATCTTCTTGTTCTCCACGCCTCGAAGCGGTTCGACATGGCTGAAGGAGCTGCTCTATACCCAACCCGGTATGAAGTACTTCAACGAGCCTTTCAACATCCGGACTGAGCATATCCGCAAGTACCTCAAGGTGGAGGATTGGGCTGATCTCTACGAGCCGGAGACCCTGCCTCGAATCCAATCCTACCTCAACGCGATTGTCACAGGAAAGAAGGAAGTCGGTTTCCGTAATGCCTTCCCATTCAAGGACAATTACCGATTGATCACCAAGCGGATCGTCTTCAAGGTATTGCATGCCTGTGAAGATCGGATCAATTTCATCCGGGATGAAGTAGGAGGGAAGATGCTCGTATTGCTACGCCACCCAATTCCAGTGAGCCTTTCACGCGAATACTATCCTCGATTGGAAGCGTTTTTGGATACTGCTTACAACCGCCATTTCACGGATGAGCAGTTGGCTTTCGCCCGAAACATCGTGCAAAATGGAAGCAAGCTTGAAAAAGGCGTACTGAGTTGGTGCCTGCAGAATATGGTTCCATTGCGAGACCGTCAGGACGATTGGGTCGTGTTGACCTATGAGCAATTGACGCTCAATCCTGCTCCAATTATCGACTTGTTGTGCGATGTATTGGAATTGGATGATCCAGAGAAAGTGAAGGCCAATCTCAACAAGCCTTCCGGTAGTACCCACAAATCCGACAAAGCCACGCAGGAACGACTCAAAGCAGCCAAAAAGACTGGGGATGATGATCGTACCTGGATGGTGGAGAAGTGGAGAAAGAAAGTCAATGAGGAAGAAGAAGCGCACCTGATGGAAATCCTCAAGGTGTTCGATATAGATGCGTACGAAGCAGGTAGTTTCCTGCCGAATCAGAAATATTGGATCGATTACCAACCAGCCAAATAA